The following coding sequences are from one Beggiatoa alba B18LD window:
- the ubiH gene encoding 2-octaprenyl-6-methoxyphenyl hydroxylase gives MTTLYDLIIIGGGLVGSSLACALRHTALKIALIETKDWTAETGASHYDDRVLALTYTSQRILQGIGIWSALAPQTTTIQQIHVSEQGGFGMTRLNARDAQLPAFGYTIRAKQLSQHLQQTVSQTACTILAPAQVEQVYFNDQHIELHLQHQGQTECLCTRLLVIADGGQSKIRDFVGMNAQIANYEQTAITCNITLSKPHQHIAYERFTPTGPIALLPLENQDCSLVWTVKQADETQAMALNDKDFLHTVQQIFGWRAGQFTRAGQRTAHPLRLVRTEITDYPRLVVIGNAAHTLHPIAGQGFNLGLRDVASLAQAIVETLQTQESDIGNTATLERYQHYQQPDQDRVINLTNQMVKVFSNDFLPLKISRNLGMLAIDTLPFAKQWLVQQMTGLHGHPSRLLMGLPLV, from the coding sequence ATGACAACCCTATACGACTTAATCATTATCGGCGGTGGCTTAGTCGGTTCAAGTCTTGCCTGCGCTTTGCGTCATACCGCGCTTAAAATTGCTCTCATAGAAACCAAAGACTGGACAGCAGAAACAGGCGCATCGCATTATGATGACCGCGTCTTAGCCCTAACTTATACCTCACAACGCATTCTACAAGGTATCGGCATCTGGTCAGCCCTCGCACCACAAACAACCACGATTCAACAAATTCACGTTTCTGAACAAGGCGGATTTGGCATGACACGCCTGAATGCACGAGATGCCCAACTGCCCGCTTTTGGCTACACCATCCGCGCCAAACAACTCAGCCAACACCTACAACAAACCGTCAGCCAAACCGCCTGCACCATTCTTGCCCCCGCCCAAGTTGAACAAGTCTATTTCAACGACCAACATATCGAATTGCACCTTCAACACCAAGGGCAAACAGAATGCCTCTGCACTCGCTTACTTGTCATTGCTGATGGCGGACAATCCAAAATCCGCGATTTTGTCGGCATGAATGCCCAAATAGCCAACTACGAACAAACAGCAATAACCTGCAATATCACCCTCTCAAAACCCCATCAACACATCGCCTATGAACGCTTTACCCCCACAGGACCTATTGCGTTATTACCCTTAGAAAACCAAGATTGCTCACTGGTTTGGACAGTTAAACAAGCCGACGAAACACAAGCAATGGCTTTAAATGACAAAGACTTTTTACACACCGTACAACAGATTTTCGGCTGGCGAGCAGGACAATTTACCCGTGCAGGACAACGCACCGCCCACCCTTTGCGCTTAGTCCGTACTGAAATCACAGACTATCCTCGTTTAGTCGTGATTGGCAACGCCGCCCACACCCTACACCCCATTGCAGGACAAGGCTTTAATTTAGGCTTACGCGATGTTGCAAGCCTTGCCCAAGCCATCGTCGAAACTCTACAAACCCAAGAAAGCGACATCGGTAACACTGCGACCTTAGAACGTTATCAACATTATCAACAACCTGACCAAGATAGAGTTATTAACTTAACCAATCAAATGGTAAAAGTTTTCTCTAACGACTTTCTACCGCTGAAAATTTCACGCAATTTAGGCATGTTAGCCATAGACACTTTACCATTTGCAAAACAATGGCTTGTGCAACAAATGACAGGGTTACATGGACACCCTTCACGTTTGTTGATGGGTTTGCCGTTAGTTTAG
- the hisH gene encoding imidazole glycerol phosphate synthase subunit HisH: MKTVAILDYGMSNLRSVNQAFSHVAERDWQVIVSNEAQTILHADKVVFPGQGAIGNCMALLKQTGLSDIIRQALQEKPFLGLCLGLQTLLSHSEENGGVDGFGAIAGNVKLFPDPLLDPVTGERQKVPHMGWNQVKQVTDHPLWANIPDNSRFYFVHSYYVEPTEPNVTTGATTYGNITFTSAIAKDNLCAVQFHPEKSQHTGLQLLRNFLAL, from the coding sequence ATTCTTGACTACGGCATGAGTAACTTACGTTCAGTGAATCAAGCCTTTAGCCATGTTGCAGAACGCGATTGGCAAGTTATAGTGAGTAACGAAGCACAAACGATTTTACACGCTGATAAAGTCGTTTTTCCGGGACAAGGGGCCATTGGCAACTGCATGGCATTGCTCAAACAAACAGGCTTAAGCGACATTATCCGCCAAGCATTACAAGAAAAACCCTTTTTAGGACTCTGCTTAGGCTTACAAACCCTCTTAAGCCACAGCGAAGAAAATGGCGGGGTTGATGGCTTCGGCGCGATTGCGGGCAATGTCAAACTATTTCCAGACCCATTACTCGACCCTGTGACAGGTGAACGGCAAAAAGTTCCCCACATGGGTTGGAATCAAGTTAAACAAGTGACAGACCACCCACTCTGGGCAAATATTCCTGATAACAGCCGATTCTACTTTGTGCATAGCTACTACGTAGAACCCACAGAACCCAATGTGACCACAGGCGCGACCACCTACGGCAATATCACCTTTACCAGTGCCATTGCCAAAGATAACTTATGTGCGGTGCAATTCCACCCCGAAAAAAGCCAACACACAGGCTTGCAACTGCTACGGAATTTTTTAGCGTTGTAA